TCGTAACGTTGCATATAGTTTCATTGTTTACTCCAAACATAATTTGTCATTGTCTGCAAACCAGTCAGCAATAGCTTCTTCAAACGTGTAATGAAAAGGATAACCCGAAGCTGCGAGTTTCTTGCCACAGATGTTCGTGGATATCTGGAGCTTCTTCACCCGTGCAGGGCAGATGCCCATGGGACTGCCTAAACATTGAGCCATATATGCAGCAGGCATGATCAAGGCATTGGGAATGTAGGGAACATATTGTTTCAATCCCGTCATCTTCTTCATTGCCTGTACAATGTGTTCTATTGTATAAGCCGGTTCGTAACAGCAGTTATACAATTCCACTCCTTGCTCGTGATGTTCCAGTCGATACAGCATGAAGCGTACCAGTTCTTTCACATAAATGCATGCCTTAATGGTATCCTTACGTCCTGGATAAGCAAACGTATGCTTGCGGATACCCCAATACAGCCGGGTGAAGTTCCCGTTCTCGCCTTTTCCGAACACCACACCCGGACGCACAATGGTCAGCTGCCTGTTATCGCTATCCTTTGCCTGCCATATCTGATGAATCTTTTCCGCTACCAGCTTCGAGATGCCGTAAGGTGTATTGGGTGTAGGCAAAGTGGTTTCTTCTTTCAATGCTTCAGCAGCACCATACGGAGCTATCGAACTAGTGAAAACTATTTTCTTGATTCCGTGCTTTTCTGCAAACGCGCATACATTTTCTGCCCCACGGGTATTGGTTTCAAAATACTCATGGTCGGGATGTCCCGGCGTGCGGTGTACCGCAGCAAAGTTAAAGATGATGTCTTCACTCGATACAGGCACGTCCAGTTCGATAGGCTTGCGCACATCGCAATAAATAAACTTGGACGCTAAGGTTTCTCCTTCCTTCAATGGCGAATGATAATATCCTTTTACGGCAGGAAGCGGAGTGCCCGGTTCCACAATGTCCAGATTATAAATGTTCGCTTCAGGATGTACTTCTTTCAAAAGATTGGTGAGGTGAGTACCGATAAATCCGGTACCTCCGGTGATAAAATAGTTCATGATTGTGCTCCTTATTTTATAGGTTGACGATAAATTTCTTCATATTTATCTGCCATTGTTGCGGCATTGTAATTCGTTTCCACGTCTTTTGAGGCTTGCCCTGCTATACTTATTCCGTCAATTTCTCCTTTTATTATATGCGTGATGACAGATGCATAATCTTCCGCCTTATTACAGATAAATCCATTTTTACCTGTACGGATGACATCCCGGTTCCCTATTACGTCGCTTACCAGGCATATCCTTTTAAGAAACATGGCTTCGAGCAAAGAGATGGGAAGCCCCTCCCATAAGGACGGTAAAATAAAAAAGTCAGCAGAACAGACCGCCTCCAATGCCTTTTCACGTGTTATCCATCCGGTTATTTCAATGTTTGGAGCCGTTAATTCTGATTTCAGTTCCCCTTCTCCTATCCATACAAAACGGATATCTGGCAACAGTTGTGCAATATGGTTAAACAGAGTAGGGTTTTTCTGATACAATATTCTGCCGCTTGTACAGACAGTTATGGGCTTATGGAATGTTGCAGTAGTTTCCGCAAGGAGCGGTTTCAATTCTTCAAGGTTAATGCCATTGTTCACGTACGTGCTGTTCTTTGACAACTTTAAGGCTTCTTTGCATTCCCCTTTGCTACAAGCGATAATCCTTGATCTCCGCTTGGCTGACAGATATTCCAATGACCAGAAAATCTTCCTTTTTAAAGCAGAGCTGTCTTGCATTAAAAATGAAAATCCATGAGGCGTATAAAAGACTCTTGTCTTGTTGCAAGGAATTGCCCAACGCCCAACAAAGCCCGAAGCGGAAGAGTGCAGATGTACAATGTCCGGCTTGATTTGATTATAAAGCCTATACACATCCAGATATGCTTTCGGGTTAACGACTGTGCCCAATGCCCCTTTGAAACTATCAACCTTAATCAGATGGATACGCTTATCGAACAGGGTCTCTACATTTGAGGGGGTTAATGGGCGTATGCCATACGCAATGTAGACCTCATGGTCGTCTGCTTGCCGTTTAGTGATATCCATAAGGAAACTCAACACGCCTGTAGCAAACGGTTCGGCAATATGA
The Phocaeicola salanitronis DSM 18170 genome window above contains:
- a CDS encoding glycosyltransferase — encoded protein: MKVLHIAEPFATGVLSFLMDITKRQADDHEVYIAYGIRPLTPSNVETLFDKRIHLIKVDSFKGALGTVVNPKAYLDVYRLYNQIKPDIVHLHSSASGFVGRWAIPCNKTRVFYTPHGFSFLMQDSSALKRKIFWSLEYLSAKRRSRIIACSKGECKEALKLSKNSTYVNNGINLEELKPLLAETTATFHKPITVCTSGRILYQKNPTLFNHIAQLLPDIRFVWIGEGELKSELTAPNIEITGWITREKALEAVCSADFFILPSLWEGLPISLLEAMFLKRICLVSDVIGNRDVIRTGKNGFICNKAEDYASVITHIIKGEIDGISIAGQASKDVETNYNAATMADKYEEIYRQPIK
- a CDS encoding NAD-dependent epimerase/dehydratase family protein is translated as MNYFITGGTGFIGTHLTNLLKEVHPEANIYNLDIVEPGTPLPAVKGYYHSPLKEGETLASKFIYCDVRKPIELDVPVSSEDIIFNFAAVHRTPGHPDHEYFETNTRGAENVCAFAEKHGIKKIVFTSSIAPYGAAEALKEETTLPTPNTPYGISKLVAEKIHQIWQAKDSDNRQLTIVRPGVVFGKGENGNFTRLYWGIRKHTFAYPGRKDTIKACIYVKELVRFMLYRLEHHEQGVELYNCCYEPAYTIEHIVQAMKKMTGLKQYVPYIPNALIMPAAYMAQCLGSPMGICPARVKKLQISTNICGKKLAASGYPFHYTFEEAIADWFADNDKLCLE